AGTTTTTATTTCCCGTGATATTTTGTCTGGCGGCGCTGCTCCACGGCGTGAATGGCTGGCATAAGCTGCAGACCAGCGGACGGGATAAGAAAAAGAAAGCAGGCGGGATCGCTCTTTGCATCATCGCAGGAGTGCTGCTGATCGTAGGCATTTTGAGCGCCGTGAGCATCTGGAGGTAAGATTGAAGACAGAAATTTTAACATGCCTGAAAGAGGCAGAGGGCTATATATCCGGTCAGGAGCTGTGCGAATGTCTGGGGGTATCCCGGACAGCCGTATGGAAGGTTATAAGGCAGCTCCAGGAGGAAGGTTATGAGATAGAGGCGGTGCGCAACCGGGGCTATCGTCTCGTGGAAAGCGGTGACGTCCTGTCAGAGGCGGAGTTAAAAAGTGTGTTAAAGACCAGTTGGGCAGGCCGGAATATCAAGTATTGTGAAGAGGTGGATTCCACCAATAATGAGGCCCGCAGACTGGCAGAGCAGGGAGCGCCCCACGGGACCCTGGTGGTGGCGGAGCTTCAGACGGCTGGGAAAGGAAGGCGTGGGCGGTTTTGGACTTCTCCTCCCGGAACGGGTATCTGGATGAGCATGGTCCTGCGTCCGGATTTTGCGCCGGAGCACGCTTCCATGCTGACCCTGATCGCGGCTATGGCGGTGGAGACAGGTGTCCGGGAGATGACTGGCCTGGACTGCCGGATCAAATGGCCCAATGATATTGTTCTGGAGGGAAAGAAAATCTGCGGAATCCTCACGGAGATGAGTACGGAGGAGGACGTGATCCGACACGTTGTCGTGGGGATCGGGATCAATGTGAATATCCGGGAATTTCCGGAGGAGATAGGAAAGACCGCCACATCTCTTGCGATTGTATCCGGAAAGGAGCTGCGGCGGGCGGTCCTGGTGGATGCAGTGATGCGGGCATGGGAGCATTACTATGACTGTTACAGGAAGACGCTGGATATGAGCGCCCTGAAGGATGCCTATAACGCACGGCTGGTAAACTGCGGACGGGAAGTGAAGGTGCTTGCCCCGAAAGGGGAATACTGCGGAATTTCCCATGGGATCAATGACACGGGAGAGCTGTTGGTGGAGCTGGAAAATGGCGAGATCAGGGAAGTGATGTCCGGGGAAGTGTCGGTAAGGGGAATCTATGGGTATGTATGATGCCGGGAAGCTTTATGACCGTCTTCAGGTAGCGGAGCGCGAGGATGCTCCTCTTGATCTGGATGAACGCTTAAGGGCCATGAACCGCCCGCTGCTGGCCTGGTATGAGGAGCACGCCAGGATCCTGCCCTGGAGGGAGGATCCCAAACCTTACCGGGTATGGATATCGGAGATCATGCTGCAGCAGACCCGTGTGGAGGCGGTTAAACCATATTTTGAGCGCTTTATGTCGGCGCTGCCGGATGTAAGTTCGCTGGCATCTGTTCCGGACGACCGGCTGATGAAGCTTTGGGAGGGACTTGGCTACTATAACAGGGCCAGGAACCTAAAGAAGGCGGCTTGTGTGGTGATGGAGCAGTATGGAGGCGAGATGCCGGCTGAATACGAGGAGCTTTTAAAGCTCCCCGGGATCGGCAGTTACACGGCAGGGGCCATTGCATCCATTGCATATGGGAAGCCGGTGCCTGCGGTGGATGGCAATGTGCTGCGGGTCATATCCAGGGTGACGGCCAGCCGGGAGGATATCCTCAAGGCATCCACGAAGAAGTGGATGGAGGAACATCTGCAAAGAACCATGCCGCAGGAGCGTGCAAGTCATTTTAATCAGGGACTTATTGAGATCGGAGCCATCGTCTGTGTGCCCAACGGCGCGCCAAAGTGTGCGGAGTGCCCCCTTGCATCCATCTGCCTTGCATCGAAGCAGGGACTTACCGGGGAGATCCCGGTGAAGACACCGCCAAAAAAACGCAGGATCGAGGAGCGCACCGTATGTATTTTGGAACATGGCAGCCAGGTGGGAATCCGAAAGCGGCAGGACAGCGGGCTTTTGGCGTCCCTCTATGAGTTACCCAATGTGGAAGGGCATTTGAAACCGGGGGACCTGTATGAGGCCTTTGGCCTGCGGGAAGACTCCGTAGAGGAGATTTCGATCCTGCCGGAGGCGAAGCATATCTTTTCCCATGTGGAATGGCGTATGACCGGTTACCGGGTGCTGCTTAAAAATACCATCCCACAGACATATATTTCAGTGGAAAAGGATGATTTAAAGACGGTTTATGCCCTGCCGAACGCATTTGGCAGGTATACAAAGCTGATAAATTGAGGATAATGAGAGAGAGGCGGGTGTGACGGATGAGCGAAAAAAAGCAGATGCTTCTGATAATCAACCCCAGGTCAGGGAAAGCGCAGATACGCAGCAGACTTTTGGAGATCCTGGATATATTTACAAAAGCAGGATATCAGATCCAGGTGCACATTACCCAGAAAGCTTTAGACGCCAGGGATACAGTGCTTTGCGACGGGGTGGGGAAGGATCTGATCGTGTGTAGCGGAGGGGATGGTACGTTGAATGAGACGATCTCAGGAATACTGGGTCTGCCTGACTGTCCGCTGCTCGGTTATATCCCTGCCGGCTCTACCAATGATTTTGCGTCCAGCCTTCATATTCCAAAGCAGATGTCGGAGGCGGCCCGCGCAGTGGTGGAGGGAACTCCCTATCCCATAGATATCGGATGTTTCTGCGATGACCGCTATTTTGTATATGTGGCGGGGTTTGGCGCGTTTACCGAGGTCTCTTATCTGACGTCCCAGGACAAGAAGAATCTGCTGGGCCACCAGGCGTATATGCTGGAAGGTGTAAAGAGCCTTACTTCCATCAAATCCTACCCCATGAAGATCACCTGGGAGGAGGACAGCCTGGATGACATCGGGCAGAGAGAAGTAAGCCTGGAGGGGGAATTCATCTTTGGCATGGTGACAAACACCATAAGCGTCGGTGGGTTCAAAGGACTGGTGAACCAGGCGGTGGCGCTCAATGACGGGCTTTTTGAGGTGCTTTTGATCCGCACCCCCAAGACGCCGCTGGATTTAAGCAATATTGTGTCGGATCTGTTCCTGCGGGATACACAGGGCAGTGAGCAGGTCTATAAGTTTAAGACAAGTTCTCTCCGGATTCAGTCAGAGGAGCCGGTGGACTGGGTTTTGGACGGAGAATTCGGTGGTAGCAGGACCGATGTGAGGGTCGAAAATCTCTGCTGCCGCATGGAAATCCTCAGATCTTTCCCAAAACTTCAGCAGATCACAAAAAATGTGTAAAACTTTGAAAGAAATATGTTGAAATCTGGAGTTTGGTGTTATATAATGATTAGTTGTGTAGGCTTTTAGTAGACCCTTAGCGAAAGGACGTTACTGTGGAAAAAGACAATTTTTTAGATAAGCTGAAAAAGCTGGTAGAAGTTGCCAAAACAAAACATAATGCGCTGGATGTGACTGAGATCAATGATTTCTTTGTCGGAGACAATTTAGGTCCGGAGCAGATGGAGCAGATTTACAGCTTTCTTGAAGAGAAGCATATCGATGTGATTCCGATCATAGATGACAGCGTTCTGATCGAAGAACCGCTGCTTCTGGATGATGATGATATTGATGCAGACGACGGTTTTTTAAAGGAAGCAGAAGAGATCGAGCTGGATGCTGTAGACCTGCTTGAAGGGATCGGCACGGAAGATCCGGTGCGCATGTATTTAAAGGAGATCGGTACGGTGCCGCTGCTCAGCACAGAGGAAGAGCTGGAGCTGGCAAAGAAAAAGGCCGAGGGTGATGAGCATGCCAAGGAGCGTCTGATCGAGGCAAACCTGCGTCTTGTTGTCAGCATTGCCAAGCGCTATACAGGCCGCGGTATGAGCTTCCTGGACCTGGTCCAGGAGGGGAACCTTGGGTTGATTAAAGGCGTAGAGAAGTTTGATTATACAAAAGGATATAAGCTGAGTACATATGCTACTTGGTGGATCAGACAGTCCGTGACCAGGGCGCTTGCAGACCAGGCACGTACCATCCGTGTACCGGTGCATATGGTTGAGACCATCAACAAGATGTCCAAGATGCAGCGCAAGCTGACCCTGGAGCTGGGGTATGAGCCTTCGGTGACGGAGCTGGCAGATGCTCTTGAGATGTCGGAGGACAAGGTGATGGAGATCATGCAGATCGCCAGGGAACCAGCCTCTTTGGAGACTCCGATCGGCGAGGAGGATGACTCCAACCTGGGTGATTTTGTTGCAGACAACAATGTGCTGACCCCGGAGGGGAATGTGGAGTCTGTGATGCTCAGAGAGCACATTGACGCACTTCTGGGAGATTTAAAAGAGCGCGAACGTCAGGTTATCGTACTGCGTTTTGGCTTGGAGGATGGTCATCCACGGACGTTGGAAGAGGTTGGCAAGGAGTTCAATGTTACCAGAGAGCGTATCCGCCAGATAGAGGCAAAAGCCCTGCGCAAACTGCGCAATCCGGTCCGCAGTAAGCGAATACGGGATTTTCTGTAAGATTATGAGTGAAGGGCGGACGTTACGGCCCGCTTTCACAGGAGATGATTTTTATTATGAACCGTAAGAATTACCAGAAAGAACTGGAAAAGCTTATAGCAGAGAATGAGAGCGAGAGTCGGGTTCCCCGGCTCTTGTTGCATAGTTGCTGCGCGCCCTGCAGCAGTTATGTGCTGGAGTATTTATCGGATTATTTCGAGATTACGGTGTTCTACTACAACCCCAATATTTCTCCGGCGGAAGAATATGAAAAGCGGGCTGCAGAGCAGCAGCGTCTCATTGATGCGTTGAGGGTGAAGCATCCCATCAGGCTGGTCGTGGGCACATATGAGCCGGAACGGTTCTATGCCCAGAGCAGGGGGCTTGAAGGGGAGCCTGAAGGTGGAGAACGCTGTTTTAAATGTTACCGTCTGCGCCTGGAGGAAGCAGCCAGGCTGGCAGAGGAGGGCGGCTATGACTATTTTGCCACCACACTGACTATCAGTCCTTTGAAAAATGCGGAAAAGCTCAATGAGATCGGGGAAGAGATGTCCCGGATCTATCATGTGGAGCATCTGCCGTCCGACTTTAAAAAGAAAAACGGCTACAGGCGTTCGGTGGAGCTTTCTGCACAGCACGGCCTTTACCGGCAGAATTACTGCGGATGCGTATTTTCCAGGAGAGAACAGCAGGAGAGAGAGCAGAACCAGATATCTGAAAAAAGCGTCGAAAATTCTGTTGTTGAAAATGACGGAAAAGAAGGCGGTTTGACTTGACACCCACCATGATTTGTAATAAACTTTTAGTGAGAGAATTTGTACATACTCTGTGCAGATTGAGGGAATTATAATATAATTAAAGGAGAACGTAAATATGCTTAGTAAAACATTAACCGTTGTGAATCCGTCCGGGTTACACTTAAGACCAGCAGGAGTGCTGTCCCAGACAGCGATGAAGTTCAAATGTGACGTCATCATCGAGTGCGGCGACAAGAGGATCATTGCAAAGAGCGTGCTGAATGTTATGGCAGCAGGCATCAAGTCCGGTACCGAGATCACACTGATCTGTGACGGCGAGGACGAGGCAGCGGCAATGGAGACCATTAGCCAGGCAATCGAGAGCGGCTTAGGCGAGATGTAAGGAAGTGATCATGGGGCCACGTATGAACAGCGTTTGTGAGGATGCTTTTCGTGCGCGGCTCCTTTTTGATTTTATAGGAAA
This portion of the Clostridium sp. AN503 genome encodes:
- a CDS encoding HPr family phosphocarrier protein, whose product is MLSKTLTVVNPSGLHLRPAGVLSQTAMKFKCDVIIECGDKRIIAKSVLNVMAAGIKSGTEITLICDGEDEAAAMETISQAIESGLGEM
- a CDS encoding epoxyqueuosine reductase QueH, whose amino-acid sequence is MNRKNYQKELEKLIAENESESRVPRLLLHSCCAPCSSYVLEYLSDYFEITVFYYNPNISPAEEYEKRAAEQQRLIDALRVKHPIRLVVGTYEPERFYAQSRGLEGEPEGGERCFKCYRLRLEEAARLAEEGGYDYFATTLTISPLKNAEKLNEIGEEMSRIYHVEHLPSDFKKKNGYRRSVELSAQHGLYRQNYCGCVFSRREQQEREQNQISEKSVENSVVENDGKEGGLT
- a CDS encoding YegS/Rv2252/BmrU family lipid kinase, with protein sequence MSEKKQMLLIINPRSGKAQIRSRLLEILDIFTKAGYQIQVHITQKALDARDTVLCDGVGKDLIVCSGGDGTLNETISGILGLPDCPLLGYIPAGSTNDFASSLHIPKQMSEAARAVVEGTPYPIDIGCFCDDRYFVYVAGFGAFTEVSYLTSQDKKNLLGHQAYMLEGVKSLTSIKSYPMKITWEEDSLDDIGQREVSLEGEFIFGMVTNTISVGGFKGLVNQAVALNDGLFEVLLIRTPKTPLDLSNIVSDLFLRDTQGSEQVYKFKTSSLRIQSEEPVDWVLDGEFGGSRTDVRVENLCCRMEILRSFPKLQQITKNV
- a CDS encoding DUF6637 family protein, coding for MYGQEKKKNPRNTALMLDLLHIVVGVLVVVCAVLAFLNPEKNQFLFPVIFCLAALLHGVNGWHKLQTSGRDKKKKAGGIALCIIAGVLLIVGILSAVSIWR
- a CDS encoding biotin--[acetyl-CoA-carboxylase] ligase; this translates as MKTEILTCLKEAEGYISGQELCECLGVSRTAVWKVIRQLQEEGYEIEAVRNRGYRLVESGDVLSEAELKSVLKTSWAGRNIKYCEEVDSTNNEARRLAEQGAPHGTLVVAELQTAGKGRRGRFWTSPPGTGIWMSMVLRPDFAPEHASMLTLIAAMAVETGVREMTGLDCRIKWPNDIVLEGKKICGILTEMSTEEDVIRHVVVGIGINVNIREFPEEIGKTATSLAIVSGKELRRAVLVDAVMRAWEHYYDCYRKTLDMSALKDAYNARLVNCGREVKVLAPKGEYCGISHGINDTGELLVELENGEIREVMSGEVSVRGIYGYV
- the mutY gene encoding A/G-specific adenine glycosylase, with amino-acid sequence MGMYDAGKLYDRLQVAEREDAPLDLDERLRAMNRPLLAWYEEHARILPWREDPKPYRVWISEIMLQQTRVEAVKPYFERFMSALPDVSSLASVPDDRLMKLWEGLGYYNRARNLKKAACVVMEQYGGEMPAEYEELLKLPGIGSYTAGAIASIAYGKPVPAVDGNVLRVISRVTASREDILKASTKKWMEEHLQRTMPQERASHFNQGLIEIGAIVCVPNGAPKCAECPLASICLASKQGLTGEIPVKTPPKKRRIEERTVCILEHGSQVGIRKRQDSGLLASLYELPNVEGHLKPGDLYEAFGLREDSVEEISILPEAKHIFSHVEWRMTGYRVLLKNTIPQTYISVEKDDLKTVYALPNAFGRYTKLIN
- the rpoD gene encoding RNA polymerase sigma factor RpoD, whose amino-acid sequence is MEKDNFLDKLKKLVEVAKTKHNALDVTEINDFFVGDNLGPEQMEQIYSFLEEKHIDVIPIIDDSVLIEEPLLLDDDDIDADDGFLKEAEEIELDAVDLLEGIGTEDPVRMYLKEIGTVPLLSTEEELELAKKKAEGDEHAKERLIEANLRLVVSIAKRYTGRGMSFLDLVQEGNLGLIKGVEKFDYTKGYKLSTYATWWIRQSVTRALADQARTIRVPVHMVETINKMSKMQRKLTLELGYEPSVTELADALEMSEDKVMEIMQIAREPASLETPIGEEDDSNLGDFVADNNVLTPEGNVESVMLREHIDALLGDLKERERQVIVLRFGLEDGHPRTLEEVGKEFNVTRERIRQIEAKALRKLRNPVRSKRIRDFL